Proteins encoded by one window of Primulina huaijiensis isolate GDHJ02 chromosome 1, ASM1229523v2, whole genome shotgun sequence:
- the LOC140970310 gene encoding 11S globulin seed storage protein 1-like → MAPKILLPVLAFLLLSSFSFALRGSSWQQNQCQIDRIIPHEPTQRIQSEGGYSEFWDFNKDEFQCAGVSFHRHTIKSRGMMQPAYHNSPILTYVVQGQGYYGLMISGCPETFESSQQSLEGGGGEHRFRDRHQRIGHFKKGDIIAFPAGAPHWCYNNADEDLVVVVLQDNANNANQLDQNPRSFFLAGNPGSSQEKHQRYGEEHGGSRRGQHEFGNVFQGLDVEILAEVFGVDQETARKLRSEDDSRGPIIRVEKGLQVIKPPFGEEEYGRGQGRDEQYNGGENGLEETICTAKLRENIDNPARSDIYNPRAGRYSTVNSLTLPILSFLRLSAARGVLHKNAIMAPHWCVNAHKIVYVTRGELRMQIVNHRGQAVFDDRLREGQVVVVPHNFAVVKQAGEEGAEWVSFNTNENAMINTLSGRTSALRGLPVDVIANAYQISEDEAAKLKLSRQETFIFSGSGRSYRGGRAASA, encoded by the exons ATGGCTCCAAAAATCTTGCTTCCGGTGCTCGCCTTTCTTCTGCTCTCCAGCTTCAGCTTTGCTCTTCGAGGAAGCAGCTGGCAGCAGAACCAGTGCCAGATCGACAGAATCATTCCCCATGAGCCCACACAGCGCATCCAGTCTGAAGGAGGATACAGCGAGTTCTGGGATTTTAACAAGGATGAATTCCAGTGCGCTGGTGTCTCATTCCACCGCCACACAATCAAGTCCAGAGGCATGATGCAGCCTGCTTATCACAATTCCCCTATTCTGACCTATGTTGTCCAAG GCCAGGGGTATTATGGGCTTATGATTTCGGGATGCCCCGAAACCTTTGAATCCTCGCAGCAATCACTAGAAGGAGGAGGAGGTGAGCATAGGTTCCGGGACCGCCATCAAAGAATCGGGCATTTCAAAAAGGGAGACATTATCGCATTTCCTGCCGGGGCGCCGCACTGGTGTTACAACAATGCCGATGAAGATCTTGTGGTTGTTGTTTTGCAAGATAATGCCAATAATGCTAACCAGCTTGATCAGAACCCACGA TCGTTTTTCCTGGCGGGAAACCCTGGAAGCTCACAAGAGAAGCACCAGCGGTACGGAGAGGAGCATGGGGGAAGCAGACGCGGCCAACATGAGTTCGGCAACGTTTTCCAGGGTCTAGATGTGGAGATATTGGCAGAAGTATTCGGGGTTGATCAAGAGACAGCAAGAAAACTCCGAAGTGAGGATGATTCAAGGGGACCGATCATTAGAGTCGAAAAGGGTCTCCAAGTGATCAAGCCGCCATTCGGTGAAGAAGAATATGGCCGTGGGCAGGGACGAGATGAGCAATATAACGGCGGTGAAAATGGGCTCGAGGAGACTATCTGCACCGCAAAGCTCAGGGAGAATATCGACAATCCCGCACGCTCTGATATATACAACCCACGTGCTGGGAGATACTCCACCGTGAACAGCCTGACCCTCCCCATCCTCAGCTTCCTACGGCTCAGCGCAGCCCGAGGAGTTCTTCACAAG AATGCAATCATGGCGCCACATTGGTGTGTGAACGCGCATAAAATCGTGTACGTAACCCGTGGAGAGTTAAGAATGCAGATAGTGAACCATCGGGGACAAGCGGTGTTCGACGACCGACTCCGGGAGGGGCAGGTGGTGGTGGTGCCTCACAACTTCGCGGTGGTGAAACAGGCCGGAGAAGAAGGCGCTGAATGGGTATCATTCAACACGAACGAAAACGCCATGATCAACACACTGAGCGGCCGTACCTCGGCCTTACGAGGACTGCCGGTTGATGTAATCGCCAACGCGTATCAAATCTCCGAGGATGAGGCGGCGAAGCTAAAGCTTTCACGGCAGGAGACGTTCATTTTCAGCGGAAGCGGAAGGTCTTATAGAGGAGGAAGAGCTGCATCCGCatag